A window of Ipomoea triloba cultivar NCNSP0323 chromosome 2, ASM357664v1 contains these coding sequences:
- the LOC116011202 gene encoding myb-related protein 340-like, with amino-acid sequence MASSPSKSSTSSCLTVEDMDGTELRRGPWTPEEDTLLIHYIACHGEGRWNLLAKSSGLRRTGKSCRLRWLNYLKPDVKRGNLSPQEQLLILELHSKWGNRWSKIAQFLPGRTDNEIKNYWRTRVQKQARHLKIDSNSAAFQQLIRGFWMPRLIQKIQASSIQHSDEILNTQSISQQVPAPAPHDCHQTTINSGLENNSCTTPNLKLSECPKTALSNDPKFEPCPNGHHQYYANHVMDGFSPSPFPETGEFKDVIDYDLLGTGGGGNSLIMDEFLDDSLWSMDKF; translated from the exons ATGGCTTCTTCTCCATCTAAAAGCTCAACAAGTAGTTGTTTGACAGTAGAGGATATGGATGGCACAGAGCTTAGGAGAGGGCCATGGACCCCTGAAGAAGACACTCTTCTCATTCATTACATTGCTTGCCATGGTGAAGGCAGATGGAATCTTCTTGCTAAGAGTTCTG gtTTGAGGAGAACAGGGAAGAGCTGCAGATTGAGATGGTTGAATTATTTGAAGCCTGATGTTAAGCGCGGAAACCTCTCCCCTCAAGAACAGCTCTTGATTCTCGAACTCCATTCCAAGTGGGGCAATAG GTGGTCAAAAATTGCACAGTTTCTGCCAGGAAGAACAGACAATGAGATCAAGAACTACTGGAGAACCAGGGTGCAGAAACAGGCCAGGCATCTGAAGATAGACTCTAACAGCGCCGCGTTTCAGCAGCTGATTCGGGGTTTCTGGATGCCCAGGCTCATCCAAAAAATACAAGCTTCATCCATTCAACACTCTGATGAGATTCTCAACACACAATCGATATCCCAGCAGGTCCCCGCCCCCGCGCCACACGATTGCCATCAAACCACAATAAATTCAGGCCTGGAGAACAACAGCTGCACCACCCCAAACCTTAAGCTTTCTGAATGCCCCAAAACTGCATTATCCAATGACCCCAAGTTTGAGCCTTGTCCAAATGGTCATCACCAGTATTATGCCAATCATGTCATGGATGGTTTTAGCCCTTCACCGTTCCCAGAAACAGGAGAGTTCAAAGATGTGATTGATTATGATCTGCTTGGAACTGGAGGAGGAGGAAACAGTTTGATAATGGATGAATTTTTGGATGATAGCTTATGGAGTATGGATAAATTCTGA